In Mastigocladopsis repens PCC 10914, a single window of DNA contains:
- the nifS gene encoding cysteine desulfurase NifS encodes MQKECIYLDNNATTKVDPEVVEAMLPYITDYYGNPSSMHTFGGQVGKAVKQAREQVAALLGADDSEIIFTSGGTEGDNAAIKAALLAQPEKRHIVTTQVEHPAVLNLCQQLETQGYSVTYLSVNRQGQLDLNELEASLTGNTALVTIMYANNETGVVFPIEQIGLRAKESGALFHVDAVQAVGKIPTNMKTSTIDMLTLSGHKIHAPKGIGALYVRRGVRFRPLVIGGGQERGRRSGTENVPGIVALGKAAELELFHIEEATTREKRLRDRLEQTLIAKIPDCEVNGDPTQRLPNTTNIGFKYIEGEAILLHLNKHNICASSGSACSSGSLEPSHVLRAMGLPYTILHGSIRFSLCRYTTEAEIDRVLAVMPSIVEHLRALSPFKSDQASWLQQQQKALTHH; translated from the coding sequence CTACATAACTGATTACTACGGTAACCCCTCGAGTATGCACACCTTTGGTGGGCAAGTCGGTAAAGCGGTTAAACAAGCACGAGAACAAGTTGCAGCCCTCTTAGGTGCGGATGACTCAGAAATTATCTTTACCAGTGGAGGAACTGAGGGAGATAACGCCGCTATCAAAGCAGCACTGTTAGCACAACCAGAAAAACGACACATTGTGACTACGCAAGTAGAACACCCAGCAGTGCTGAATCTTTGCCAACAATTGGAAACCCAAGGTTATTCTGTCACGTATCTTTCAGTAAATCGTCAAGGGCAATTAGATTTAAATGAACTGGAAGCCTCTTTGACAGGTAATACGGCTCTAGTGACGATTATGTATGCCAATAACGAAACCGGCGTGGTTTTCCCAATTGAGCAGATTGGTTTGCGGGCAAAAGAAAGTGGCGCACTCTTTCATGTTGATGCGGTGCAAGCAGTGGGGAAAATCCCCACGAACATGAAGACGAGCACTATTGATATGCTCACCCTCTCTGGTCATAAGATTCATGCACCTAAAGGAATTGGCGCATTGTATGTACGGCGCGGAGTTCGGTTCCGTCCCCTGGTGATTGGCGGAGGACAAGAACGCGGAAGACGATCAGGAACAGAAAATGTTCCCGGAATAGTTGCGCTGGGCAAAGCAGCTGAACTAGAATTATTTCATATAGAAGAGGCGACTACCAGAGAAAAGCGGTTACGCGATCGCCTCGAGCAAACCCTCATCGCCAAAATTCCTGATTGTGAAGTGAACGGTGATCCAACCCAAAGATTGCCAAACACCACCAACATTGGCTTCAAGTACATTGAAGGTGAGGCAATTCTCCTCCACCTAAACAAACACAACATTTGTGCCTCATCTGGTTCTGCTTGCAGTTCTGGCTCTCTAGAACCCTCCCATGTTCTACGAGCAATGGGCTTACCCTACACCATCTTGCATGGTTCTATCCGCTTCAGCCTTTGCCGTTACACCACAGAAGCCGAGATTGATAGAGTTTTAGCTGTCATGCCCAGTATTGTGGAACATCTACGCGCCCTCTCGCCCTTCAAGAGTGATCAAGCGAGTTGGCTGCAACAACAACAAAAAGCTCTGACTCATCACTAA